ATAATACGAATTTTCCCGCAGGGGCTTCCATGGCCGCAAATGCAGTTCCGTACCCTTGAGTTGCCACGTTACAGGAATATAGTCATCAGAATTAGACTGGTATCCATAGTCATTGCCGCCGACTCGAACCAAGAACACGGAGTCGTCTCTTCCGGGTTCGCGTTCGTCGGGTAGCGAATTCGGGTCGACTTCCACCCCCGTCGGGATGTAGATGTCCGCGAGCGTCGAGAAGCCGTCCAGCGTGTTCACGGCGTCCGCCATGAACGACGTCACGGGGCTCGACAGAAACGGACCGACCGGAGCCGTCGTCGATGTGTCGATCTGAACGTGTTGCACGTTGGGATCGTCTTCGGATTCGACCAGATAGGCGTCATTCGGATAGATCGACGACGGGCTGTACGCGAACTCCGGCCCGTCCGGGCAGGGCTCGTCGTAGTGGAATTCACCCGGCCCATTGCCGATATCGTCGTCGTCCGCTTGATCGCCGGCGTCATCCGAGTCGTCGTCATCGCCGGACGAACAGCCGACACCCGTCACGAACAGCGCCACGATCAGCCCGAACGCCAGCCACCACGTCGCCCTGCGCATGTCATCCCTCACGGCGCGCTCACGGGCGCGCTTCGATCGACCCGGTCGTCACGGCGATTCGCCACGCGATTTGCCTTGACGATCCGCGACACCGGGACTATCAAGTCCCCGCCTTTCGAGTGCATTTCGATGTCCAATTTGCCACCGGATCTGTCCGAAAACAACCGCGAGGGAACGCGCTCCGCGCGGCGCGTCGTGGTCGCCCTCATCCTGGGCTCGATCGCCATCGGCGCGATCGCGTTCTGGCGCTATCGATCGTCCGAGGTCGTGCTTACGCGCGCGCGGATCGACATCGAGGCCAAGGGTCCGACGCTGTCGCCGCCCGAGTGCGTGGAATCCGTCGTCGATTGGGCGCGCCATTGCGAGGCGATGAAGACGCTGTGCGACGCGTCGATGCCGCGCATGACCAAGACGTGCGTCGAGGCGGCCGACCGCCGCGCGTATTGCGACGAACTCGGCCGCGACGCGTGGATGTCCGCCCGCTTCGGCTACGACGAGTGCGAGCGCCTCGGCGTCGACCGCACCGCGATGAAGGCGTGCGCGCTGGCCTATCGCTCCATCGCCAACCACTGCGAGACGCTCGCGGGTGAGGCCCCGAAAGAATCCCCATGACGCTCTTTCGCTACGCCATCGCGCTCGTCGCCGTCACCTTTTTGCTGCTGCTCGTGGGCGGCACGGTCAATCCCACGGGCTCGTCGCTCGCCTGTCCCGATTGGCCGCTGTGCTACGGCCAGGTCTTCCCCAAGATGGAAGGCGGTGTGCTGTTCGAACACACGCACCGGCTCGTCGCCACGCTCGTTGGCCTGATGACGATCGGCCTCGCCGTCGCCATCGCGCGCACGCGGCGCGATGACCGCGACCTCGTGCGTCGCGGGTGGATCGCCCTCGGCCTCGTGATCGCGCAGGGCGTGCTCGGCGGCGTCACGGTGCTGCTCAAGCTCCCCCTGATCGTCTCGGCGACGCACCTCGCCCTCTCGATGTTTTTCTTTTGCTTTCTCATCGACATCGCGTTTCGGCTGTGGCCCGGCGCGTGGCCCGAGTCCGCGGGTGCGATCGACCGCACCGGCGCGGTGATCGGCGGGCTCGCGGTGTATTTTCAGATCGTGCTCGGCGCGCTCGTGCGGCACACCGAATCGGGCCGCGCGTGCGGTCAGGACTGGCTGCTATGCGGCGGCGAACTGTGGCCGGGCTACGGCCCCGCGCAGCTCCACATGACGCACCGCCTCGTCGGCTACATCGTCTTCGTCATTCTGATGATCACCGGCGCGCGCATGCTGCGCGTCGCGAAGGCGAACAACCGACGTTTCGCGAAGATCCTCGCCATGACGATCCACCCGCTCATCGCGTTGCAAATCATTTTCGGGTGGCTGACCGTTTCGACGGGCATCGGCGTGCATCCCGTCGTCGCTCACCTGGGCGGCGGCGCGGCGCTCCTCGCCGTACACTGGGCGGCATTTCTCGCGCTGGGGCCGAAGCCGGGGGCGCGCTGACGGTCCGCCGATTCGCACATTTGTGTATTTGGCATACAATTTTTCTTGCAATACAGAATCACAGGCGGTAATCCTAAGACATGTCTGTCGGTGAATGAGCGATGCCCAACCTGAACCCATTTCGCAAATTGCTGATCGGAATGAATCGGTCATTGAGCCTCCGCTGCGGTGCGACGTTCCTTTTCGTTGCCGCCGCGCTTGCCGGTCTTTCCGGATGCGCGGACGACGTTGACGATTCAGAAGACGCGAACACCGACACCCCCATCTACATCGAGTGCTTCGAGGGGGAGACAGCGGCGGCCGAAACGTCCGCGCAGCAGCTTCCGCCGAAAGCGGAAGAAGACGGGGACTCTTCGGACTTCCCCGATGGATTGCCGGCGTGCCCGCCGTTTGATGACACGATGTTCTTCGCGACGCCTCCAATCGAGGTTTACGAGCAGTTCGCCGAGGCCGTGTTCCCGGCGAAGTCGATCCCCTGCACCGTATTTCTGGACGACGACGAAGCGCAGCTCGATTGCCCATTTGGCCTCGAAGTGCCGCTCACTTGGACATGGTCGGAGGGAAATTTTCCGTGTACGGACGGCGATGTGGTGCGCCTGTACATGGAATACGGGATGGACGACCCGGCGAAACTTGCGGTGGCGATTTTTGATCTCGACGGTCGCCTGCTGATGCTGGCCGTTCCGTCGAGTTTCTTTTTTAACACATCCGAAATCGACTGTTGGAAGGTCGACGCCAAGGTCAATGTCAGTTATGTCGACGGGTACACCTGCGAATATGATTTGGATGATGCGCCGCCGATCGCGTGGCCGGATCCTTCTGAGCCGGATTGTTGTAACTGGACACGCGTTTTCGGCCTGTCGGGATCTGGTCATTTCGACGAGATCGAATGGACCTTGAATTACCCCGGCGATATTTCCACGAGTGATGACGGAGGTTATTATGTTTCGATACCCGTCAATTACTCGGGGGAGGTCTACGATGAGGAAATGCCGGACTTCGTCAACATCAAGCAGAAGTTTTCGCTCCAAATTGTTCGGCGTTGGGATTAGAATTCTTTTGAGGAAGGCGTCGACCGGATTTCGGCGGCGACGCGATGATCCAATGGAACGTCGATGAAAGGCTCGCGGGATGAGGCGGACAACGGTCGAAGAGGTTATCGCGACGTCTCTCTTCATCCCGCTGGCGATTTGCTTCATGCTCGGATGCAGCGAAGAGGACTCCGGCACCCGTGACGGCGAGGCCGACTCTTCCCTTTAAATCGAGTGTTTCGAGGGGGAAACAGCGGCGGCCGAAACGTCCGCGCAACAACTCCCGCCGAAAACAGAGGGAGAAGAGGAATCTTCGGACTTCCCCGATGGATTACCGGAGTGTCCGCCGTTCGACGACACGATGTTCTTCTAGACGCCTCCAATCGAGGTTTACGAGCAGTTCGCCGAAGCCATGTTCCCCGCGAAGTCGATCCCCTGCACCGTCTTTCTCGACGGCGGCGAAGCACAGCTCGATTGCCCGCTTGGACCGCCCGTGGCTCTCGCGTGGACGTGGCCGGACGGCCGTTTCCCATTCGACGACGGCGACGTGGTGCGCCTCTACATGGAATACGGTGCGTACGACCCACCGACGTACAGCATGGCGGTTTTCGGTCTGGATGAAAGTCTGCTTGTCTTGGCGACACCGGATTACCATCTGTTTTCTTCTCCGAAAATCGACTGCCGCGACGTGGACGCCGATGTCGAGACCGACTATGCGTGCGAGTACCAGATCGCCGACGCACCGCCGCGAAATTGGCCGGAGGATGACGGCGTCAATGATTGGACCCGAGTTTTCGGGCATTCGGTGTCGGGTCAATTCATGGACCTGGCTTGGACGCTGGAGAACCCGGCGGAGGTCGCAGCCACCGAAGACGGTGGCTACCTGGCCATCGCACCCGTCGCCTACATGGGCACCTTTTTTGCCGACGACGATATCGTCGATAAGGGTGACGTGGGTCGGCACGAGTTCCGGCTCCAGCTTGTCCGGCGCTGGGACTGAGCGACACGCATTAGCGGGATTGCGCCCGCGAAGCCTTTTCCCGATAATCCGCGCTCGTTTGGCCCGGCCGGATCACGATGACCCGCACGACCCCGAAATTTACCCCGCAGGGCGACCTCGTCGCGCTCGCGAAGCCGCCGATCACGCTCATGTCCGTTTTCATGGCGTGGGGCGGCATGGCGCTCGCGCCCGGCGACGCGCCGTGGTCCGTGCGCGCCTTCGCGCTGCTGGGCACCGCGCTGGCGGTGGCGTCGGCGCACGCGCTCAACATGGCGATCGAACGCGACACCGACGGACTCATGGAACGCACCCGGCTGCGTCCCCTGCCCGACCGACGCATGCGTCCGGCGACCGCCATCGCGTTCGGCGTGGTCACCGGCGTCGCGGGGGTGGCAATCCTCGCGCTCTTCGTCAACACGCTGACCGCCCTGCTCGGCGCGGGGGCTTTGCTGCTCTACGCGTTCGTTTACACGCCGCTCAAGCGGGTGACGCCGTTGGCGCTGGAGATCGGCGCGGTGGCGGGCGCGATGCCGCCGCTGATGGGCTGGGCCGCGGTGACCGGCACGCTCGACGCGCCGGGGCTCATCCTCTTCGCCATCATGACCGTGTGGCAGCTTCCGCACTTCATCGCGATCACCATCTATCGCCGCGACGAATATGCCGCCGCCGGCATCCGCACGACGAGCGTGGTGAAAGGCGAGCGCGCGGCCAAGATTCAGGCGCTCGTGTGGGCGTCGTCGCTCGTGCCGTTGTCGATTTTGCTCGTGCCGCTGGGATACGGCTCGTATCTCTACCTGTGCGTCGCGCTGGCGCTCGGTCTCGGCTTCGCGGGCATCGCCGCGCGGGGGCTGCGCGCCGAGGCGGGCGTGCGTTGGGCCAAGGGGCTCTTTCGCGCGTCGCTCGCGTATCTTCCGCTGCTCACGCTCGGCCTCGTCGCCGATCACCTGATTCGCTGACCGACGAGTGGAACGCGACGCATGACCAGCCCGACCAACGAAACCCGACTCTCCGTGACCGGCCTCGCCCATGCCTATGGGCGGCGCGAGGTGCTGCGCGGGCTCGACTTCGAGGTGCGTCGCGGGGAGGTCTTCGGTCTGCTCGGACCGAACGGCTCGGGCAAATCGACCGCGATGGCGATTCTCGCCGGACTGATCGAACGCAAGGGCGGCGAGGTCTTGCTCGACGGTCGGCCGTGGAATCTGCGCGACGCCGCGTTCCGCGCGCGCATCGGTGTCGTGTTTCAAAACCCCGGCCTCGACGCCAAGCTGACCGCGCTCGAAAATCTCGGCCTCGCGGCGCGGCTTTACGGATTCTCGCGAAGCGAATCGCTCGAGCGCGCGCGGATCGCCATGACGCGGGCCGGTCTCGAAGACCGGGGCGGAGACGCGGTGGGCACGCTGTCCGGCGGCATGCGGCGTCGCGTCGATATCGCCCGCGCGCTGCTGCACGACCCCGACCTGCTGCTGATGGACGAGCCGACCGCCGGGCTCGACGAGGCGTCGTTTCGCGCCACGTGGCAGCGGCTCGAAAGGATGCGCGGCGAGCGCGACCTCACGGTCCTCCTCGCCACGCACCGCCCCGAAGAGGCCGAGCGCTGCGACCGGCTCGCGATCATCCACGAGGGACGCGCGGCCATCGTCGACACCCCCGCGGCGCTCAAGGCGCGCGTGGCCTCCGATGTCGTCGTCCTTCGCGGCGAAGGCATGGCCCGGCTTGCCGCACCGATCGCCGAACGGTTCGGCGTCGAGGCGCTGTACGACGCCGAGGACGACGAACTGGTGATCGACGCCGAGCGCGGCCACGAGCTGGTCCCGCGCCTCGTCGAGGCGTATCCCGGCGGGCGTTTGACGTCGGTGAGCCTGCGTCACCCGAGCCTGGCGGACGTTTTCCTGAAGGTCACCGGCCACGCGCTCGGGGTCGAGATCGCGGACGGGGGCGGCCATGCTTAACGCCTACGATCGCGGCACGGCGTATGCGCTCTGGGCGCGCGACATGCTGCGCCTGAAGAAGGAGCGCTCTCGCTGGCTCGGCGTCGTCGCGCAACCGCTGCTCTTCTGGGCGGTGATCGGCGGCGGCATCGGGCGCAATTTTTCGGTCGGCGGCGAACCCACGAGCTATCTCGCGTTCTTCTACCCCGGCGTGCTCGTCATGGTGATTCTCTTCACCACGATTTTTTCGACGATCTCGATCATCGAGGATCGCCAAAGCGGATTTTTGCAGGGCGTGATGATTGGCCCCGGCTCGCGCGCGTCGGTGGTGGCGGGAAAGATCGCGGGCGTCACGACGCTCGTGGTCATGCAGTGCGCGCTGTTCATTCTCCTCGCGCCGGCGGCCGGATTCGCGTGGGCGTCGATCCACTGGCTCGCGCTCGTCGCGGCGATCGTGCTGGGGTGCGTGATGCTCACGGGCATCACGTTCATCATGGCGTGGGCGCTGCCGTCGTCGCAGGCGTATCACGCGATCATGAGCGTCGTGCTGATTCCGCTGTGGGTCGTCTCCGGCGCGATGTTCCCCGCGGGCGAATCGTGGATCGGTCGCATCATGCACCTGAATCCGATGACGTGGATGGTGAACGCGGTGCGTTTCGCCGTGTCGGGCGGCTCCACCGGCACGGGGACCTTCGACGCGGGCGCGACGTTTGCGATCCTCGCGATGCTCGCGGCGGTTTCGTTTTTCGCCGCCGTGTTCGTGGCTCAAAAGACTCCGGCGCGCCGGGACTGATCGGGCGAAGGAACATGCCCATCCCTCCGACCGACGACGAACGCGTCCCCTTCTGGAGAAACCTGTGGGTGTGGGCGGGGATCGTCGGCATCGTGTCGATCACGCTCACGCGTCCGTGCCTGCGCCGGGTTCCCGAGCCGCCGCCGCCCGGCCCGGCGATCTCGGCCTTCGCCTTCCACGATACCGGCGGCGCGCCTCTCACGATCGAGGACCTGCGCGGGCAGGTTTGGGTCGCGTCCGTCACGGCGAAAGACTGCTCGTCCTGCGCGCGCGCGCAAGGAGCGATGCGCCGATTACAGGACCTCTTCGAGCGCGACCGCATCGACGTGCGCCTCGTCACTTTCGTGGCCGAGTCGGCGGGGAGCGATCCGGCCCGCGTGCGTGAGGACGAACGGCGTTTCGGCGCGATTGCGCCGCGTTGGCGTTTCGCGGTCGATGCATCGGGCGCGGTGAACGCGTGGGCGCCGGGCGTTGTCTCGCTCGTCGCCGATCCCGCGCGCGTCTATCGAGGGCCCGGCGATTCGTGGTTCGGCGCGAACGCACTCGTTCTCGTGGATCGCGACGGACGCACCCGCGGCGTGTACGGCACCGACGACTTGGGCGTGGACGAGGTGTACTACCGCGCGCAGCACGTGCTGAAGGAGAAGTCGGCGGTGACGGGCGCGGAGCGCGATTAATGGCGTGGCATCCGCCGCCGCTATCCCACTGGCTGTCCCTTTATCTGAAGACGCTCGCCATCGAGATCCCGATTTACGCGCTGCTCTCGCGACCCATTGTCGCCCCGTCGCGGGCGATCCTCGCCGCCGTTCTCTGCTCCACCATCACGCATCCGATTCTGATCTACGGCTGGCCGCGCCTGATGCCGGATTATCAAACCTACATCGTCAGCGGAGAGATTCTCGTGGCGATCGTGGAGAGTACGATCTTCTACATTGTCGCGAGGCCGATCTCTTGGTCCCGCGCGATCGCGGCGTCGTTCATGGCCAACGGGGCGAGCTTCGGGATCGGTGTGCTCGTTTCCCATTTGAGCAGAGGGTGAGGTCTTCGCGCTCCCCGGGCGTTCAGATTTTCTGGAACTTCATTGGGATCCTGCCTTTCAGAGCCCGAAGCGCCATGAAAACCGCCGTGGTGGAGAGGAGAACCATCAGAATCTGGCCCCACCACAGATAGTAATCCTCGAAGACACGGAAGAAGTGACTCAGGAAGCCGGCAGTCAACGCGAGGCAGTTGAGCCCAAAGGCCAGTGCCGGACGCCCCGGCAGAAGTGCAGCCGTGGCCACCAGGGTCACGGGGGTGGTCATTTGAAAGAGAAACATTCCGAACGTGATCATGACGGGATTCGCGTCACCGAAAGCAAAGAGCAAACCCGAAATCAACAGCGCGCCGACGCTGACCTCGAGCCAGCCCCACCGATCGGAAAGAATGCCTCCGATGGCCTTGCCCGCGAACGCCGCCGTCGCGACACCGAACAGCACCGTCGATTCCCGCGGTAATTCAATGGCACCGGCTTTGCCGAGCAGCGCGCGCAGGGAGATCGAAAACAGCAGTAGCATGATGATCGCGGCGGACTTGGAGATCGTTGGCACGGATTCCGATCGATCCGTTCGAACCTCCGGCGCCTCCGCAAGCCATGCCACCACAAACGCGATCAGGAGCGCTACGAGAAACGGCCACGCGACGTAGGCACCGCCTTTTCCGATCATGGTGCCTGCCGCGAGACCCAGCGCTCCGGGTGCGATGAAGACTCCCGGCGGCGTGGCCCGCCCCGGATGCACGTGAAGCGACAGCGCTCCCGCACCGACGTGAAATGCCGCGTTCCCCACTCCCGCGAGAATCATCGCCGCATTCGGTCCGCTGGTCAGAAACAACATCGAGGCCGCCGACAAGGCGATGCCAACCAGCGCCGTCGCGCGCCAGATCCGAAAGCGGTCGATGAGCAAACCGAGCGGTGCCTGCCCCGCAAACGCGATGAGGTCGTAAAATAGGACCAACATCACGCCCTCGCGCACGGAGAGGCCGTGAAATGTCCGGGTCGCGAAAATGACGGTGACCGTGGTGGCGTCGATCAGAAGATGGATGATGCCAAACACCACCGGAAACGACGCAACGTCGAGAACTCCGTGAAAACCCCGTCGTTCCATCAGGAGGATTTTCCTTCACGCCGGCTCAGGACGAGAGCCAGCACGCCAATCCCCAGCATCCCCGCACTCAGGAATGAGCCGGTCTCCGCGTTGGACACGCCGCACACGGCGCAGTCCGAGTCATCGCCGTCATTGGAAGCATTCCCCTCACCGCTAGGATCGCTGCCGCACACACACTCGTCGAAATCCGCACAGCCGGTGAAGCTCAAGCACGGTTCCATGCTTCTCGGAGGTGCTTCAACGCACGCATCGAAGAAATCCTCGGGCAGGCAGGTCGTACCGCAGTATTCCGCGAGATTAGTGAGCGCTTCACAGAAAGCACGATCCGCGTCGTTCGCATCGTCCGCATCGTTATCCGCCGACGATCCGTCGTCAATGTCGTCCCACCCGCCCGGGCCTTCCGACCAGTCCGCCGCGGAGATCAGGGGACAAAGCCAAATCAGCGCCGCAACGATCCCAAACATGACGCGCACTGTCCGCCTCCAAAATGCCGGATACGTTGCGCCCCGAATTCAATCCATAGAAGTAGCGTCCATCGATCCTCTAGCCCAATAACACTTTTCTTCAGACAACCGACGGCGGTGCGCATCGGCGCCTCGCACTAAGAGCCCGCCGCCCTTCGCGCGGAGCAACGACGGGGAGCTGGCCTGGAGAATCACGGTGTTCGTCGTGGCGTCGATGAGACCGACTTCCCTTCGCGTCGGCTCAGAACTAGAGCGAGCACGCCGATACCCATCATCCCCGCACTCAGGAACGAACCGGTCTCCGAGTTGGAAACACCGCAGCCGCCGCAGCCGTCGTCATCATCATCGTCGTCGTCATCGTCGGCCGACGAATCATCCGCGTCGTCGTCTGACTCGCCGGCGGGATTCTCATCCGCGTCATCGTCAACAGGTTCCGTTCCGCACAAACACGCGTTGACGTTGGCGCAACCGGAAATATTCAGGCATGGGCGTATGTCCCACGGAGGGTCCGAAAGGCACGCTTCCACGTAACCCTCCGGGAGGCAGGTCGTCTCGCAGTGTTCGACGGTAATGGTGAGCGCATGGCAGAATTGCTCAGCCGTGGGCTCGGGATCGTAATCATCATCCCAATCGTCGTCGCCCCAATCGGCGCTTGCGCCGGACGAAAGCAGAAGAATCACCACGCCGAGAAATCCCGTCTTCACACCCATGGTCCGCCTCCAAATACACCGTATTCGGTGCGCCCCCATTCATTCCATGACCATAAAGGTCGGTGATTTCGATGTTCAAGTCAAGAATTTTCTCCTTCACCGTCGCGGGCCGTTGGATCGCGAGGTTCCCACTTCCGATCGGTGT
The Deltaproteobacteria bacterium DNA segment above includes these coding regions:
- a CDS encoding ABC transporter permease, whose protein sequence is MLNAYDRGTAYALWARDMLRLKKERSRWLGVVAQPLLFWAVIGGGIGRNFSVGGEPTSYLAFFYPGVLVMVILFTTIFSTISIIEDRQSGFLQGVMIGPGSRASVVAGKIAGVTTLVVMQCALFILLAPAAGFAWASIHWLALVAAIVLGCVMLTGITFIMAWALPSSQAYHAIMSVVLIPLWVVSGAMFPAGESWIGRIMHLNPMTWMVNAVRFAVSGGSTGTGTFDAGATFAILAMLAAVSFFAAVFVAQKTPARRD
- the cyoE gene encoding protoheme IX farnesyltransferase, with the protein product MTRTTPKFTPQGDLVALAKPPITLMSVFMAWGGMALAPGDAPWSVRAFALLGTALAVASAHALNMAIERDTDGLMERTRLRPLPDRRMRPATAIAFGVVTGVAGVAILALFVNTLTALLGAGALLLYAFVYTPLKRVTPLALEIGAVAGAMPPLMGWAAVTGTLDAPGLILFAIMTVWQLPHFIAITIYRRDEYAAAGIRTTSVVKGERAAKIQALVWASSLVPLSILLVPLGYGSYLYLCVALALGLGFAGIAARGLRAEAGVRWAKGLFRASLAYLPLLTLGLVADHLIR
- a CDS encoding heme A synthase — its product is MTLFRYAIALVAVTFLLLLVGGTVNPTGSSLACPDWPLCYGQVFPKMEGGVLFEHTHRLVATLVGLMTIGLAVAIARTRRDDRDLVRRGWIALGLVIAQGVLGGVTVLLKLPLIVSATHLALSMFFFCFLIDIAFRLWPGAWPESAGAIDRTGAVIGGLAVYFQIVLGALVRHTESGRACGQDWLLCGGELWPGYGPAQLHMTHRLVGYIVFVILMITGARMLRVAKANNRRFAKILAMTIHPLIALQIIFGWLTVSTGIGVHPVVAHLGGGAALLAVHWAAFLALGPKPGAR
- a CDS encoding ABC transporter ATP-binding protein is translated as MTSPTNETRLSVTGLAHAYGRREVLRGLDFEVRRGEVFGLLGPNGSGKSTAMAILAGLIERKGGEVLLDGRPWNLRDAAFRARIGVVFQNPGLDAKLTALENLGLAARLYGFSRSESLERARIAMTRAGLEDRGGDAVGTLSGGMRRRVDIARALLHDPDLLLMDEPTAGLDEASFRATWQRLERMRGERDLTVLLATHRPEEAERCDRLAIIHEGRAAIVDTPAALKARVASDVVVLRGEGMARLAAPIAERFGVEALYDAEDDELVIDAERGHELVPRLVEAYPGGRLTSVSLRHPSLADVFLKVTGHALGVEIADGGGHA